A stretch of Myxococcus hansupus DNA encodes these proteins:
- a CDS encoding response regulator, translating to MSLPSLLLVDDSDAILALERAILSGHYTIHTASNGREALEKVGRLQPAAVLLDLSMPEMDGDEVLQRMKADPATAGIPVIIISSEKSRAEACLGLGAETFLAKPFRADELLQAVGEAMASARQRARTGSLLALRLTVGDLEFAIPLDAVREVLLQPATRPLPTGPSYLREYVEVRGSSLCVLDVACRLGVEHKLSRVERMLVVIESEGVALALAVDTVKDPEEYASEDIDRRERLGGADHGPLREGLIGMLRQAGRSLPILDPRVFISRGLLRELPSMLEAAEARRSA from the coding sequence GTGAGCCTGCCGTCCCTGCTGCTCGTCGACGACAGCGACGCGATTCTCGCGCTGGAGCGGGCCATCCTCTCCGGCCACTACACCATCCACACCGCCAGCAACGGCCGCGAGGCCCTGGAGAAGGTGGGGCGCCTGCAACCGGCGGCGGTGCTGTTGGACCTGTCCATGCCGGAGATGGATGGGGACGAGGTCCTCCAGCGGATGAAGGCGGACCCCGCCACCGCGGGCATCCCCGTCATCATCATCTCCTCGGAGAAGTCGCGCGCCGAGGCCTGCCTGGGGCTGGGGGCGGAGACGTTCCTGGCCAAGCCCTTCCGCGCGGACGAGCTGCTCCAGGCGGTGGGCGAGGCCATGGCCAGCGCGCGGCAGCGCGCGCGCACCGGCTCGCTGCTGGCCCTGCGCCTGACGGTGGGGGACCTGGAGTTCGCCATCCCCCTGGACGCGGTGCGGGAGGTGCTGCTGCAGCCGGCGACCCGGCCGCTGCCCACCGGGCCCTCCTACCTGCGCGAGTACGTGGAGGTCCGGGGCTCGTCGCTGTGCGTGCTGGACGTGGCGTGCCGGCTGGGCGTGGAGCACAAGCTGTCCCGCGTGGAGCGCATGCTCGTCGTCATCGAGTCGGAGGGCGTGGCGCTGGCGTTGGCGGTGGACACGGTGAAGGACCCGGAGGAGTACGCGTCGGAGGACATCGACCGGCGCGAGCGTCTGGGCGGGGCCGACCATGGTCCGCTGCGCGAGGGGCTCATCGGCATGCTGCGGCAGGCGGGGCGCTCGCTGCCCATCCTGGACCCGCGGGTCTTCATCTCGCGGGGGCTGCTGCGAGAGCTGCCGTCGATGCTGGAGGCCGCGGAGGCCAGGCGGAGCGCATGA
- the clpA gene encoding ATP-dependent Clp protease ATP-binding subunit ClpA — protein sequence MAGPLIAKELQASFRTALDEARKMRHEYLTLEHLLLALTKDARTREVLKGCGANVKQLQERLESFLEETVERLPDGVDAEPQQTIGVERVLHRAAMHALSAEQKLIDGGDVLVALFREDESHALYLLQQEGVTRLDLLNYISHGVTKDGEEGEGEDGTGGHAAPAGDDEEGEAPKKSPLEAYTVQLNIEAQEGRIDPLIGREKELERTIQVLCRRRKNNPLYVGEAGVGKTAIAEGLALHIHEGRVPEVLKDAVVYSLDMGALLAGTKFRGQFEERLKGVLKALKEQPNAILFIDEIHTIVGAGATSGGSMDASNLLKPALASGRLRCIGSTTYQEYKSAFERDRALSRRFQKIEVGEPSIEDTVLILEGLKSRYEEHHGVKYQPEAIRAAAELSAKHINDRFLPDKAIDVIDETGSAERLKPEGQRSNTVTGADVEAVVAKMARIPAKSVSASEGVQLQNLEKDLQGVIFGQDPAIKDLVSAIMLARSGLRAPEKPIGSFLFSGPTGVGKTELAKQLAQSLGVEFLRYDMSEYSEKHTVSRLIGAPPGYVGFDQGGLLTDAVRKHPYAVVVLDEIEKAHPDLFNILLQVMDHATLTDNNGRKADFRNIVLILTTNAGAQEMSTKAMGFGDLTKPADATRAKKAIERTFTPEFRNRLDGWILFSGLPPEVILKVVDKEVRLLQKMLEEKKVKLALTPAARAWLAEHGYDPAFGARPMARLVDNSLKKPLAQALLFGDLKNGGTAHYDVEGESLKLSTEPATAEVA from the coding sequence GTGGCAGGACCGCTGATTGCCAAAGAGCTGCAGGCCAGCTTCCGCACCGCCCTGGATGAGGCGCGGAAGATGCGCCACGAATACCTGACGCTGGAACACCTGCTCCTGGCCCTCACCAAGGACGCTCGCACGCGCGAGGTCCTCAAGGGGTGCGGAGCCAACGTGAAGCAACTCCAGGAGCGCCTGGAGTCCTTCCTGGAAGAGACAGTTGAACGGCTGCCCGACGGCGTGGACGCCGAGCCCCAGCAGACCATCGGCGTGGAGCGCGTGCTCCACCGCGCCGCCATGCACGCGCTGTCCGCCGAGCAGAAGCTCATCGACGGCGGGGACGTGCTGGTGGCCCTGTTCCGCGAGGACGAGAGCCACGCGCTCTACCTGCTCCAACAGGAGGGCGTCACCCGGTTGGATTTGCTCAACTACATCTCCCACGGCGTCACCAAGGACGGCGAGGAGGGTGAGGGTGAGGACGGCACGGGTGGCCACGCCGCCCCCGCGGGCGATGACGAGGAGGGCGAAGCGCCGAAGAAGAGCCCGCTCGAGGCCTACACCGTGCAGCTCAACATCGAGGCCCAGGAAGGTCGAATCGACCCGCTCATCGGCCGCGAGAAGGAGCTGGAGCGCACCATCCAGGTGCTCTGCCGCCGCCGGAAGAACAACCCGCTCTACGTGGGCGAGGCGGGCGTGGGCAAGACGGCCATCGCCGAAGGGCTGGCGCTGCACATCCACGAGGGCCGCGTCCCCGAGGTGCTGAAGGACGCCGTCGTCTACTCGCTGGACATGGGCGCGCTGCTGGCGGGCACCAAGTTCCGCGGCCAGTTCGAGGAGCGGCTCAAGGGCGTGCTCAAGGCCCTGAAGGAGCAGCCGAACGCCATCCTCTTCATCGACGAAATCCACACCATCGTCGGCGCTGGCGCCACCAGCGGCGGCTCCATGGATGCGTCCAACCTGCTCAAGCCCGCGCTGGCCAGCGGCCGGCTGCGGTGCATCGGCTCCACGACGTATCAGGAGTACAAGTCCGCCTTCGAGCGGGACCGGGCCCTGTCGCGGCGCTTCCAGAAGATTGAAGTGGGCGAGCCCTCCATCGAGGACACCGTCCTCATCCTGGAGGGCCTGAAGAGCCGCTACGAGGAGCACCACGGGGTGAAGTACCAGCCCGAGGCCATCCGCGCGGCGGCGGAGCTGTCCGCCAAGCACATCAACGACCGCTTCCTGCCGGACAAGGCCATCGACGTCATCGACGAGACGGGCTCGGCGGAGCGGCTCAAGCCGGAGGGCCAGCGCTCCAACACCGTCACCGGCGCGGACGTGGAGGCCGTCGTCGCGAAGATGGCGCGCATCCCCGCCAAGAGCGTGTCCGCCAGCGAGGGCGTGCAGCTCCAGAACCTGGAGAAGGACCTCCAGGGCGTCATCTTCGGGCAGGACCCGGCCATCAAGGACCTGGTCAGCGCCATCATGCTGGCGCGCTCCGGCCTGCGCGCGCCGGAGAAGCCCATTGGCTCGTTCCTCTTCTCCGGCCCCACGGGCGTGGGCAAGACGGAGCTGGCCAAGCAGCTCGCGCAGTCGTTGGGCGTGGAGTTCCTGCGCTACGACATGAGCGAGTACTCGGAGAAGCACACCGTGAGCCGGCTCATCGGCGCGCCTCCGGGCTACGTCGGCTTCGACCAGGGCGGTCTGCTCACGGACGCCGTGCGCAAGCACCCCTATGCCGTCGTGGTGCTGGATGAAATCGAGAAGGCCCACCCGGACCTCTTCAACATCCTGCTCCAGGTGATGGACCACGCGACGCTGACGGACAACAACGGCCGCAAGGCCGACTTCCGCAACATCGTCCTCATCCTCACCACCAACGCCGGCGCCCAGGAGATGAGCACCAAGGCCATGGGCTTCGGTGACCTCACGAAGCCCGCGGACGCCACCCGCGCGAAGAAGGCGATTGAGCGCACCTTCACGCCGGAGTTCCGCAACCGCCTGGACGGGTGGATTCTCTTCTCCGGCCTGCCGCCCGAGGTCATCCTCAAGGTGGTGGACAAGGAAGTGCGCCTGCTCCAGAAGATGCTGGAAGAGAAGAAGGTGAAGCTGGCGCTGACGCCCGCCGCCCGCGCGTGGCTGGCCGAGCACGGCTACGACCCGGCCTTCGGCGCGCGGCCCATGGCCCGGCTGGTGGACAACTCGCTGAAGAAGCCGCTGGCCCAGGCGCTCCTCTTTGGCGACCTGAAGAATGGCGGCACCGCCCACTACGACGTGGAAGGTGAGAGCCTCAAGTTGAGTACGGAGCCCGCCACCGCCGAGGTGGCGTAG
- a CDS encoding chemotaxis protein CheB has protein sequence MSVKRPPIRVLVVDDSPTMANMLTALLTEEPRIEVVGRAGDGNRAVQLARLLRPDVITMDLLLPGLDGPGAIAAIMSQSPARILVVSAVAEQRGVDLGFQAMSAGALELIGKPNVTNAEELRRWGRDLAHSVCLMAEVPVISRRARAAVAPPLPSGARVDIFGVVASTGGPPALAEVLSKLPRSLPVPLLIAQHITVGFTQGMVRWLSQVTPLPVAIAKDGERLEPGHVYFPLDGHDLLVDAAGLARLQLSRGGPCPSGDLMLLSLASAFGRRSGGVVLTGMGEDGARGLLAVRKAGGVTFSQDEASSVVFGMPRAAIELKATDQGVPLASVAELILQSCTFAPFRGGRTEGGGPPR, from the coding sequence GTGAGCGTCAAGCGGCCCCCCATCCGGGTCCTCGTGGTGGACGACTCGCCCACCATGGCGAACATGCTGACGGCCCTCCTCACGGAGGAGCCGCGCATCGAGGTCGTGGGCCGGGCGGGGGACGGCAACCGCGCGGTGCAGTTGGCGCGCCTGCTGCGTCCCGACGTCATCACCATGGACCTGCTGCTGCCGGGCCTGGATGGACCGGGGGCCATCGCCGCCATCATGTCGCAGTCCCCCGCGCGCATCCTGGTGGTGAGCGCGGTGGCCGAGCAGCGCGGCGTGGACCTGGGCTTCCAGGCCATGAGCGCCGGCGCGCTGGAGCTCATCGGCAAGCCCAACGTGACGAACGCGGAGGAGCTGCGTCGCTGGGGCCGGGATTTGGCGCACTCGGTGTGCCTGATGGCGGAGGTGCCCGTCATCTCCCGCCGCGCGCGCGCCGCCGTGGCGCCGCCGCTGCCCTCGGGCGCCCGGGTGGACATCTTCGGCGTGGTGGCCTCGACGGGTGGCCCGCCCGCGCTGGCGGAGGTGCTGTCCAAGCTGCCCCGCTCGTTGCCCGTGCCGCTGCTCATCGCCCAGCACATCACCGTGGGCTTCACGCAGGGCATGGTGCGCTGGCTGTCCCAGGTGACGCCGCTGCCGGTGGCCATCGCCAAGGACGGGGAGCGGCTGGAGCCCGGTCACGTGTACTTCCCGCTGGACGGGCATGACCTGCTGGTGGACGCGGCGGGGCTGGCGCGGCTGCAGCTCAGCCGGGGCGGTCCGTGCCCCAGCGGAGACCTGATGCTGTTGTCGCTGGCCTCCGCCTTCGGGCGGCGCAGCGGCGGCGTGGTGCTCACCGGCATGGGGGAGGACGGCGCGCGGGGCCTCCTGGCCGTCCGCAAGGCGGGCGGCGTCACCTTCTCCCAGGACGAGGCGTCCTCCGTCGTCTTCGGCATGCCTCGCGCCGCCATCGAATTGAAGGCCACCGACCAGGGAGTGCCCCTGGCCTCGGTGGCGGAGCTCATCCTCCAGAGTTGTACGTTCGCGCCCTTCCGGGGCGGACGCACCGAGGGCGGAGGTCCCCCCCGGTGA
- a CDS encoding GNAT family N-acetyltransferase, whose product MSTPLPTTLRILRSLTEIPRAAWDALVDAQAVPFLEWTFLHALEESGCAVPERGWHPRHLTLWRGARLVAAAPAYLKDDSDGEFVFDSPWATAAERAGLRYYPKLVLAVPFTPATGRRVLVAPGEDRPAREAELYAAAHEYARAERLSGIHVLFPTEDELPVLEAQGFAVRLGVQYHWRNRGYRTLDDFLARFHARRRHQLRREMRALGERGFEVRTLRGDALADVDADTVYRLYATTVDKYPWGQRFLTPDFFARLLARFRHRCEWVEARREGRLVAGAFNFTGANVLYGRYWGGFEEHPFLHFNVCLYHPVAEGIAQGLARFEPGAGGEHKLTRGFEPHLTYSAHLLLHPGMDKAVRGFLAHERAAVEGSLPQWRAETGFKEGD is encoded by the coding sequence ATGTCCACCCCGCTCCCCACGACGCTGCGCATCCTGCGCTCCCTCACCGAAATCCCCCGCGCCGCGTGGGATGCGCTGGTGGACGCCCAGGCGGTGCCCTTCCTGGAGTGGACGTTCCTCCACGCGCTGGAGGAGAGCGGCTGTGCGGTGCCGGAGCGGGGCTGGCATCCCCGCCACCTGACGCTCTGGCGCGGCGCGCGCCTGGTGGCCGCCGCGCCCGCGTACCTCAAGGACGACAGCGACGGCGAGTTCGTCTTCGACAGCCCCTGGGCCACCGCCGCCGAGCGCGCGGGCCTGCGCTACTACCCGAAGCTCGTCCTCGCCGTGCCCTTCACGCCCGCCACCGGCCGCCGCGTGCTGGTGGCCCCGGGCGAGGACCGCCCCGCGCGCGAGGCGGAGCTGTACGCCGCCGCCCACGAGTACGCCCGCGCCGAGCGCCTGTCCGGCATCCACGTCCTCTTCCCCACCGAGGACGAGCTGCCCGTCCTGGAGGCCCAGGGCTTCGCGGTGCGGCTCGGCGTCCAGTACCACTGGCGCAACCGCGGCTACCGCACGCTGGACGACTTCCTGGCCCGCTTCCACGCGCGGCGCCGGCACCAGCTCCGCCGGGAGATGCGCGCGTTGGGCGAGCGCGGCTTCGAGGTGCGCACGCTGCGCGGCGACGCCCTGGCGGACGTGGACGCGGACACCGTCTACCGCCTGTACGCCACCACGGTGGACAAGTATCCGTGGGGCCAGCGCTTCCTCACCCCGGACTTCTTCGCCCGCCTGCTCGCCCGCTTCCGGCACCGCTGCGAGTGGGTGGAGGCGCGCCGGGAAGGCCGCCTGGTGGCCGGTGCGTTCAACTTCACCGGTGCCAATGTCCTGTATGGCCGTTATTGGGGGGGCTTCGAGGAGCACCCCTTCCTGCACTTCAACGTCTGCCTGTACCACCCCGTGGCGGAGGGCATCGCCCAGGGGCTGGCGCGCTTCGAGCCGGGCGCGGGGGGCGAGCACAAGCTCACCCGGGGTTTCGAGCCGCACCTCACGTACAGTGCCCACCTGCTCCTGCACCCGGGCATGGACAAGGCGGTGCGCGGCTTCCTGGCCCACGAGCGGGCAGCCGTCGAAGGGAGCCTGCCCCAGTGGCGGGCCGAAACAGGTTTCAAGGAGGGGGACTGA
- a CDS encoding ATP-dependent Clp protease adaptor ClpS has translation MAQKHEHDTSVITETVPKQKLKKPPLYKVLLHNDNYTTREFVVAVLREVFHKSETDAVQIMLHVHYNGVGVAGVYTYDVAETKIETVEAAAKENDMPLRLSMEPEEG, from the coding sequence ATGGCGCAGAAGCATGAGCACGATACCTCCGTCATCACGGAGACCGTCCCCAAGCAGAAGCTCAAGAAACCGCCGCTCTACAAGGTGCTCCTGCACAACGACAACTACACGACCCGGGAGTTCGTCGTGGCCGTGCTGAGGGAGGTCTTCCACAAGTCGGAGACGGATGCCGTGCAGATCATGCTGCACGTTCATTACAACGGTGTCGGGGTGGCCGGCGTTTATACATACGACGTCGCCGAAACGAAGATTGAGACGGTGGAGGCCGCGGCGAAGGAGAACGACATGCCGCTGCGGCTCTCCATGGAACCCGAGGAAGGTTGA
- a CDS encoding CheR family methyltransferase: protein MSGELDPRLLTRAREVVAGITGFREDAIAAEAVDRVMRSELARGRTPADLLGELLYPSSSLATVLVKAILVGETYFFRHPEHFRFLSHEAVPAVLQRGSLALRGWSAGCASGEETYSLAACLQASVPHGFPVEVLGTDIHEASLEAARRATYGTWSRRESAPRLFPLYTETGEREVTILPVVRRITTFAQANLLAPLPERFGRFDFILCRNVLTYFTPAARDAVISLLSRTLNPGGWLFLGAVEVDRVPAGMVREGPPELQAFRLLTPEELNARAAAASRAAAASRPSVTPVRRPPPPVAAPAREVAVAPPPPPTRLHLNALERIEEGDEVGASSVLEALVRQAPDYLPGLLELALLRERSGAREGAVPLMRALRTRAERLPPDQLVDGPEALPARFYQASADAYLNQGALE from the coding sequence ATGAGCGGCGAGCTCGACCCGCGCCTCCTCACCCGCGCGCGGGAGGTGGTGGCCGGCATCACCGGCTTTCGTGAGGACGCCATCGCCGCGGAGGCGGTGGACCGCGTCATGCGCTCGGAGCTGGCGCGCGGACGCACCCCGGCGGACCTGCTGGGAGAGCTGCTGTACCCCAGCTCCTCGCTGGCCACCGTGCTGGTGAAGGCCATCCTGGTGGGGGAGACGTACTTCTTCCGTCACCCCGAGCACTTCCGTTTCCTCTCCCATGAGGCCGTGCCCGCGGTGCTCCAGCGCGGCAGCCTGGCCCTGCGCGGCTGGAGCGCGGGGTGCGCCTCCGGCGAGGAGACGTACTCGTTGGCCGCGTGTCTTCAAGCGTCCGTGCCCCACGGCTTTCCGGTGGAGGTGCTGGGCACCGACATCCACGAGGCCAGCCTGGAGGCCGCGCGCCGCGCCACCTACGGCACCTGGTCCCGCCGCGAGTCGGCGCCGCGCCTGTTCCCGCTCTACACGGAGACGGGCGAGCGCGAGGTCACCATCCTCCCCGTCGTCCGCCGCATCACCACCTTCGCCCAGGCGAACCTGCTGGCGCCGCTGCCCGAGCGCTTCGGCCGCTTCGACTTCATCCTCTGCCGAAACGTGCTCACGTACTTCACTCCCGCCGCGCGTGACGCGGTCATCTCCCTTCTGTCGCGCACGCTCAACCCCGGCGGCTGGCTCTTCCTGGGCGCCGTCGAGGTGGACCGCGTCCCCGCGGGCATGGTCCGCGAGGGCCCCCCGGAGCTGCAGGCGTTCCGGCTGCTCACGCCGGAGGAGCTGAACGCGCGCGCCGCTGCCGCGTCTCGCGCCGCCGCCGCGTCCCGTCCCTCGGTGACGCCGGTGCGCCGGCCGCCGCCGCCGGTGGCCGCGCCCGCGCGCGAGGTGGCCGTGGCGCCGCCTCCGCCGCCCACCCGGCTGCACCTGAATGCGCTGGAGCGCATCGAGGAAGGCGACGAGGTGGGGGCCTCCTCCGTGCTGGAGGCGCTGGTGCGACAGGCGCCGGACTACCTTCCGGGGCTGTTGGAGCTGGCCCTGCTGCGGGAGCGCTCCGGGGCGCGTGAGGGGGCCGTGCCGCTGATGCGGGCGCTCCGAACGCGCGCCGAGCGGCTGCCGCCCGACCAACTCGTGGACGGGCCCGAGGCCCTGCCCGCGCGTTTCTACCAGGCGTCCGCTGACGCCTACCTCAACCAGGGGGCGCTCGAATGA
- the fabI gene encoding enoyl-ACP reductase FabI, with product MLLQGKKLLITGVLTPQSLAYGIAEHALAQGAEILLTGFGRAKSLTERSAKRLKPGLEVLELDVTNPEHFTALTASLRQRWDRLDGVLHSIAYAPEDALGGNFLNTPWESVQTAFRISTFSLKELAVACLPLMTQGGSIVTLDFDNRVAWPIYDWMGVCKAALESTVRYLARDLGPQGIRVNALAAGPLATIAAKGIPGFKALEQGWGTQAPLGWSAKNSHDLVARTACAMLSDWLPSTTGEMIHVDGGYHAIGAPPVAPEADEAPAQPASKPAAE from the coding sequence ATGCTGCTCCAAGGCAAGAAGCTGCTCATCACCGGGGTGCTCACCCCCCAGTCCCTGGCCTACGGCATCGCCGAGCACGCGCTGGCGCAAGGCGCGGAAATCCTCCTCACCGGCTTTGGCCGGGCGAAGTCGCTCACCGAGCGGAGCGCCAAGCGCCTCAAGCCGGGGCTCGAGGTGCTGGAGCTGGACGTCACCAACCCGGAGCACTTCACCGCGCTCACCGCGTCGCTGCGTCAGCGCTGGGACCGGCTGGACGGCGTGCTGCACTCCATCGCCTACGCGCCGGAAGATGCTTTGGGAGGCAACTTTCTCAACACGCCGTGGGAAAGTGTACAGACGGCGTTCCGCATCTCCACGTTTTCCCTGAAGGAGCTGGCGGTGGCGTGCCTCCCGCTGATGACGCAGGGGGGCTCCATCGTCACGCTGGACTTCGACAACCGCGTCGCCTGGCCCATCTACGACTGGATGGGGGTGTGCAAGGCGGCGCTGGAGTCCACGGTGCGCTACCTGGCGCGCGACCTGGGGCCCCAGGGCATCCGCGTCAACGCGCTGGCCGCCGGGCCGCTGGCCACCATCGCCGCCAAGGGAATCCCGGGCTTCAAGGCGCTGGAGCAGGGCTGGGGGACCCAGGCGCCGCTGGGCTGGAGCGCCAAGAACAGCCATGACCTGGTGGCCCGCACGGCCTGCGCCATGTTGTCGGACTGGCTGCCCTCCACCACGGGCGAAATGATCCACGTGGATGGTGGCTACCACGCCATTGGCGCGCCGCCGGTGGCGCCCGAGGCCGACGAGGCCCCCGCGCAGCCCGCTTCGAAGCCCGCCGCCGAGTAG
- a CDS encoding response regulator, translated as MSTHSTNVLLVDDSPTVRNIVKIYLMNLKVSTVEADDAARGLQILRLVPVSLVIADINMPGMDGITFVKEVRASAMPQVRSVPILLLTAEKNVDLRQRGTEAGANAFIQKPVSHHELTETVRQFLTKA; from the coding sequence GTGAGCACCCACAGCACCAACGTCTTGCTGGTGGACGACAGCCCGACGGTTCGCAACATCGTCAAAATCTACTTGATGAACCTGAAGGTCTCGACCGTCGAGGCCGACGATGCGGCGCGGGGGCTTCAGATTCTCCGGCTGGTGCCGGTGAGCCTGGTCATCGCGGACATCAACATGCCGGGGATGGACGGCATCACCTTCGTGAAGGAGGTCCGCGCCAGCGCGATGCCGCAGGTGCGGTCGGTCCCCATTCTCCTGCTGACGGCGGAGAAGAACGTGGACCTGCGGCAGCGCGGCACCGAGGCCGGCGCGAACGCCTTCATCCAGAAGCCTGTGTCCCACCACGAGCTGACGGAGACCGTCCGTCAGTTCCTCACCAAGGCCTGA
- a CDS encoding chemotaxis protein CheW: MKVTPRTLEESQEAEARELLERRAARLREQGENTVEEAVHWIAEFPLGEERYALSLESLRAALPLKMVSPVPLSAPHVVGVLRFQGQVLAALSLASLLGGHGWRQDPAVLLVVDRGDGELCALDCEAIPRPTTLPMSAVEAARVRAEGAVMEVFTQDRQLIHLIDLKRLFSVTRGAGARHAR, translated from the coding sequence ATGAAGGTCACCCCGCGGACGTTGGAAGAGAGCCAGGAGGCGGAGGCGCGCGAGCTGTTGGAGCGGCGCGCGGCCCGCCTGCGAGAGCAGGGCGAGAACACCGTCGAGGAGGCGGTCCATTGGATCGCCGAGTTCCCGCTCGGTGAGGAGCGTTACGCGCTCTCCCTGGAGTCGCTGCGGGCGGCGCTGCCCCTGAAGATGGTGTCGCCGGTGCCGCTGTCCGCGCCGCACGTCGTCGGGGTGCTGCGCTTCCAGGGCCAGGTCCTGGCCGCGCTCAGCCTGGCGTCGCTCCTGGGCGGCCATGGCTGGCGGCAGGACCCGGCGGTGCTGCTGGTGGTGGACCGCGGGGACGGCGAGCTGTGCGCGCTGGACTGCGAGGCCATTCCCCGGCCCACCACGCTGCCCATGAGCGCGGTGGAGGCGGCGCGCGTGCGCGCCGAGGGCGCGGTGATGGAAGTCTTCACGCAGGACCGGCAGCTCATCCACCTCATCGACCTGAAGCGCCTGTTCTCCGTGACGCGCGGCGCGGGAGCCCGTCATGCCCGTTGA
- a CDS encoding methyl-accepting chemotaxis protein — MSLPQQSFATQLSQQFRQSLGLAPKFVLVTALISATAAALLTGVATRRLESDLVDSYLGAGRHVARGLAVAAEQGVVAGASALQPMLDSSTGHSDLAYAFIQDSAGNVVAHTFTDGFPEALKEAVTTSGAGSVLDVEAGGQHLRALDVVAPVAGGRLGAVHVGVSRDHIDTLVSGLRVRMVGFAVLLVAVGVAVSALFGRSIVGPLKSLTEVAGHIVESGDLTRPIQVKSGDEVGRLASSFSQMVSRLREVTVNLQQAAVALTQSTEHLNTSSTEQAQTISRQAAALQETQVTAQEIKQTSMLAAQKAESVLSVAERADTLAKSGEESIELTMAGLNDIRVQVGEIAQKIVELGERTQQIGGITQTVKDLADQSNMLALNAAIESVRSGEHGKGFGVVAREIRALADQSIEATTRVRELLDDIASQVSAAVRITERGAERMESGLAQVRTSGQNLRELSSIVQDNAAAVRQIAAAVSQQNVGINQITLAVNDLSKMMDETVARIGSTGEAATTLQIISEQLSSAVKSYRVE; from the coding sequence GTGAGCCTCCCGCAGCAATCCTTCGCCACCCAGTTGTCGCAGCAGTTCCGCCAGTCGCTGGGGCTGGCACCCAAGTTCGTCCTCGTCACGGCGCTCATCAGCGCGACGGCGGCCGCCCTGCTCACCGGGGTCGCCACGCGGCGTCTGGAGAGCGACCTGGTGGACAGCTACCTGGGGGCCGGCCGGCACGTGGCCCGGGGGCTCGCGGTGGCCGCCGAGCAGGGCGTGGTGGCGGGCGCCAGCGCGCTGCAGCCCATGCTGGACTCCAGCACCGGCCACTCGGACCTGGCCTATGCCTTCATCCAGGACTCGGCCGGCAACGTGGTGGCCCACACCTTCACGGACGGCTTCCCGGAGGCGCTGAAGGAGGCCGTCACCACGTCGGGCGCGGGCTCCGTGCTGGACGTGGAGGCGGGCGGCCAGCACCTGCGCGCCCTGGACGTGGTGGCGCCGGTGGCCGGCGGCCGCCTGGGCGCGGTGCACGTGGGCGTGTCGAGGGACCACATCGACACCCTGGTGTCCGGCCTGCGCGTGCGCATGGTGGGCTTCGCGGTGTTGCTGGTGGCGGTGGGCGTGGCGGTGTCCGCGCTGTTCGGCCGCAGCATCGTGGGCCCGCTCAAGAGTTTGACGGAGGTGGCCGGCCACATCGTGGAGTCCGGTGACTTGACGCGGCCCATCCAGGTGAAGAGCGGGGACGAGGTGGGCCGGCTGGCCAGCTCCTTCTCGCAGATGGTGAGCCGGCTGCGGGAGGTGACCGTCAATCTCCAGCAGGCGGCGGTGGCGCTCACCCAGTCCACCGAGCACCTCAACACGTCCTCCACCGAGCAGGCGCAGACCATCTCCCGGCAGGCCGCGGCGCTGCAGGAGACGCAAGTCACGGCGCAGGAAATCAAGCAGACCTCCATGCTGGCCGCGCAGAAGGCGGAGAGCGTCCTGTCGGTGGCCGAGCGCGCCGACACGCTGGCCAAGTCGGGTGAGGAGTCCATCGAGCTCACCATGGCGGGGCTCAACGACATCCGCGTCCAGGTGGGGGAGATTGCGCAGAAAATCGTCGAGCTGGGCGAGCGCACGCAGCAGATTGGCGGCATCACCCAGACGGTGAAGGACCTGGCGGACCAGTCCAACATGCTGGCGCTCAACGCCGCCATCGAGTCCGTCCGCTCCGGCGAGCACGGCAAGGGCTTTGGCGTGGTGGCGCGCGAAATCCGCGCCCTGGCGGACCAGTCCATCGAAGCCACCACGCGCGTGCGCGAGCTGCTGGACGACATCGCCAGCCAGGTGTCGGCCGCGGTGCGAATCACGGAGCGCGGCGCCGAGCGCATGGAGTCGGGCCTGGCCCAGGTGCGCACCAGCGGGCAGAACCTGCGGGAGCTGTCCTCCATCGTCCAGGACAACGCCGCCGCCGTCCGCCAGATTGCCGCCGCGGTGAGCCAGCAGAACGTGGGCATCAATCAAATCACCCTGGCCGTGAATGACTTGTCCAAGATGATGGACGAGACGGTGGCCCGCATCGGCTCCACCGGCGAGGCCGCCACCACGCTGCAAATCATCTCCGAGCAGCTCTCCAGCGCGGTGAAGAGCTACCGCGTCGAGTAA